A window of Hordeum vulgare subsp. vulgare chromosome 5H, MorexV3_pseudomolecules_assembly, whole genome shotgun sequence genomic DNA:
CGCGTTGGGTTGTTCGAGGCTTCCGCTAGCGTGCTGGCATCGACTTCACCGACACCTTCGCCCCGGTCGTCAAGCCGGCACGATCCGCACCGTCCTCCACCTTGCGGTCTCTCATGCCTGGCTTGTACATCAGGTGAACATCTCCAACGCCTTCCTCCATGGTCATCTTCAGGAGCAGGTCTTTTGTCAGCAGCCTACGGGGTTTGTTGATCCGTCGTCTCGAGGTAATGTGTGTGTGCTCTCGTGCTCGTTATACGGGCTCAAGCAGGCTCCTCGCGCCTGGTACCAGCGCATCGCGGCGTTTCTTCATCAACTCGGCTTTCACTCTACACGTCCGATGCTTCGCTGTTCGTCTTTCACCAGGGTGTCGATATTGCGTATCTGCTACTCTACGTTGTGACATCATTCTGATAGCCTGCATGTCTGGACTTCTCAGTCGTCTCACTGGCCGTCTTCATGTTGAGTTCGCCATCAAGGACTTGGGTCCTTTGCACTACTTCCTCAGTGTTGAGGTGGTGCGTCGTCCTGATGGTTTCTTTCTTCACCAGCGGAAGTATGCTCATGAGCTTCTTGACCGCGCTGGGATGCTTAATTGCAAAACCGCGGCCATGCATGTCGGCACGAAGGCCAAGCTCTCAGCCACTGATGGTTCTCCTGCTCTGGATGCTCCGCTCTATCGCTCTATTGTTGGAGCTCTACGCTACCTCACTCTAACTCAACCAGAGATCGAGTATGTCGTCCAGCAGGTCTGTCTTCATATGCATGCCCCTCGCGATGTGCACTGGGCCTTCGTCAAGCGGATCCTCCACTACATCCGTGGCTCTCTAGACTTGGGCATCACGTTCTTCGCCTACGCCTCCGCCGATATCACCGCCTACACCAACGCTTACTGGGCCGACTGCCCTGACACACGGCGACCCACTTCAGGTTACTGTGTTTATTTTGGTCCACCACTTATCTCGTGGTCGTCCAAGCGGTAGCCTACGGTCTCCCGGTCCAGCGCTGAGGCTGAGTATCGCACTGTGGCGAACGTCGTCGCCGAGTGCTCATGGCTTAGTCAGCTCCTTCTCGAGCTCTCGTGCCCGGTCACCAAGGCGATGGTGGTCTACTGCGACAATGTCTTGGTGGTCTACCTCTCCGTCAATCCGGTCCATCATCGCCGCACCAAGcacattgagcttgatattcGTTTTGTTCGGGATCAGGTCACCCTCGGGCATGTTCGTGTTCTACACGTTCACACGTCCCAAGAATTTACAGATATCATGATCAAAGACTTGCCCACAGCGACCTTCGAGGAGTTTCGCTCTAGTCTTTGCGTCAGCAATGGCAACGCTTCGACTGAAGGGGATGTTAAGTATATGTGTTATGTGCATATTGTGTATATGACCCACCTTCTAGTTTTGTATAGTTGAGATCGTGACCCACCTTATACATCGTATATACGTGCGATTGCACCTGATCAATACATCGTGCAATTTCATCATCATACAATCAGGTAGCATGTTTTTCGTCATGGATTATTTTCTTGCCCTCCCACCAAGCATACCATGTTGCAATCACTGATAGACCGGAGTTTGCGCTTGTTCGCCGTCGCTCCCTGGTACATTTGGTAGCTGAGTTACACCTTTTTCTACCCTCTAGACCACATTGTGATTACACTATTGTGGAATCGGCTATGATTTCACGAATTCTCGGCCAATTCCGATTTAGGCGGTTCGGCTATTATTACGAGTGTGCACCCGTGGATGTCGTGGCTAAGAGGTTTGACATctcttttgttttaaaaaaagacCTGGTCCTCCGTCTTGTTTTTTGAACGGGTGGTCCTCCGTCTTGTTAAAGCATCTACAATTAGACTCTCTAAATCTGGTCCTCTATACATGTGTTGGCACGTCTAGACCGTCCTGTTAACCTTCATGTACTAGTCAACGCAatcaaaagtccgaactgatgaaaGGAGCTAATGtaatccacatatactgtaacagtCCCTCTCACGTATGAGGAGGGAGACAAGTTAATACGTGCAATCGGAAAAGAGCGTCGACGTGTGAAACTcacgtatgactcaagaggcctctACATGAACACAAAGGGGGCTATCAACAATttttaataaattataaaagccGAGACTTCAACTCAAGACCTTAGCTTCGATACCATGTTaaccttcatgcactagccaacgcaatcaaaagtCCGAACTGAGGGAAAaggctaggcaatccacatatacacttcaacacgTCCAACGGCTCCTTATATATTGCGCCGCACATTTACATATCTTAAATGAAACTCTTGAATCGATGAAATTCTTACACGTCGATCATCCGATATAAATTATCCGAATTTAACAATTCAaaacaaagcaaattaaaacATAGTTCAACAAACCGGACATGCCAAAATGAAATCAATGTCCGAAGGAGAAGGGGTCACTGGCCGGACGCTTTCATCCATGTGTCATGCTCGTCTAGCTTGTCGTGCTCCACCTCAGTAGCCAGCTCCGTCTGCATCCAGACTTCGTGCTCCGCCATCCTCGTCGCGTGCTCCGCTGCCGCAGCCGCCCTTGCCGCCTCATGCGCCCTATgatcgttgatctccttcttcttcgtaaGGCACTTCTTTGCATGCACATTCAAGTGGGTTTCGTCCGTCAACATGATCTTCGCATCCTCCGCGTCCCGTGCGAGTTACAACCTCTTCTTCTGGAGCTCAATCTCCCCAAATGTCTTGGCCTTCTCGAAGTCTCATTTGATCGCCGTCTCTTGCTTCTCCAATTCGATCTTCTTCCTCTTAATTTCAAGCCTCCTCTCCGCCCTCGATAGGTCCcacaccatcttctccttttgcgCATCCAACATGAGCATatacctctcctctttcttggTCTCCCTTGTCGGAAAAAATCCCGTCCATGCGGACGGCATTTTTTATAACCGCGGCGTCAGAGCAGATCCTTGCCTTCTCCCACTTGTTTCCCATGACTTGTCGGTTATCCTTTGACATGGTAACTTTTCCATTGATGACGACagtgtcgtcatcctcatcgtccaACCCAATGGATTGGTAGAAGATTGAGCCATCATTCCTCTTCTTGTCGTCCTGGAGATCGGCCACAACTTGTTGCCACTTTAGCTTGCCATTCAATAAGAGCCAACAACGGCTAAAAGCAAATGGCTTCCTCTCAACCTCATGATACAAAGTGTCGCCACTGCCGTCTAGCATATAGCATACACGTATGAGCACAAGAATGAAAACACATAAACATATTGAAATGAAAATAAGATGAGGCAATTGAGCTTACATGAGTTGCCACTCCCATCCCACTTTGAGGCCGTTTGGTCACTTGTGAGTAGTCCCGACGTACGTGTTCAATTTTCCTTGAATGATCCTCTATCGATGTTGGAGAGATGTCACATTGCGGGTGGTCATGATAGGATGCGACTCCACATGCTCCTTGAATTCATGATAGCCCTTCCAAATCATCTTCCAATACATGGTTCCCTTTTGCTCGGTGCTGCTTATTGGATCCAAGGTTGTGTCCAATAAAGATTTGACCAACAAGACGTCCTCAAATCTTGTGAAAGCCGGACCTCTTGCCTTAGCCGTCTTGCCCTTCTTCTTGCTCAGATTGGGATCAGATGTTGCCCCAAGTACAAATGCGGTGGTACCCTCCAATTCATATTCCAATTCATTTGTATCTTCATTGTCATTAATCATGCTTGTCACATACACGTCCTACACGTTCACGGTTTGCAATCATTCATCATGTGTGAACTAGTGATCTATACAAAACATTAAACATTTGATCGGACAGGAGAAAATGTACCCGATCTTGTTTAGTCATTCCATCGAACATGTTGAGTGCAGCCCGAGCGGTGGCGGTACCCTGCTCATCCGCCCCCGAGCAAGCTGCGGCGACTCACATTTGTCGACTGGCGGATTCTGTGTGGCAGGAAAGCTCTCCGGAATGGGCCAGCCGGCCGTCGAATCCTCCTTGGTCCAAAGGTTGTCAGACGGCACAATCGCGTCGGTGTTTGGATGGATGGGGTGCGGGGTGCTCGACGTGCCGGGGGAGACATCTCCTCGACGACGCCCGCACCTACCTCCGCCGCCAACTCCGCCTCTCACTCTCGCTACCGGCGACGACGCATCTCCGACTTGCAAGACGAAGTGGAGGAAGGGACACCGACGGACGAGGCGGGCTGCGTCCCGTCACAGCGGTCGGGGACGGGCTGAAAAACATCATGCTGGCGGATCGGGACAGGTGGTGTGGATGGAGAGCAAGGTGCCGGACGGAGAGGGCATGGCTCGGGAAACATTGGAGGGTAACGGGAGGACGAGGAATGGTCTGGAGGATTTGGGACAATTTGTGATGGGGTAGGGTCGTTGGGTCCGACGTGACGGACGTATCCGGAGACGCGCCCTGACTCTTCATATCCTTCTCATAATTTGGCTGAATATGAAGGATGTCGGTCAGTCCGAACGTTTGGATTAAAATTTAATGATCGGTCAGTGAATGGGCATGTACACGGTCTATTTGGACGTTTGAGACACATAAAGGGTTTGGTTGTAGATGCTTTTATAACCCTTGGCACGAGACTGGGCAGAATTTTCAAACATGGAGTGCCGGTGAGACTTTGGCGTGGGGTCCTGAAGACTACATAGTGAGAAGAGAACCCACCTAACCCTTTCCCACGTCATATTCAAATCCCATCCAGCACTCGCTCCCGCCGTATTTGACCGCCTCCTCCCTGGCCCTGGTCTGGTTGAAGAAAGAAGGAAAGCTTCTTGTTCAAAGCCTTTTTTTTTCAAGTCTGAAGCACATTTTAAAGGAATTAGGGAGCTGAAAGCCGCAGCTATAAGGGCCCTGCTCAGCTACCACCAACACGGACAGAATCAATCCATCTCTTTCCTTGACCAGATCGCCTCCTACCACATGGTACTGGTAGACCTACATATACGCCTCACTGGCGTGTTCTGACCAGAGCTAGCACCAGGCTTGACCAATCCACCGAGAAATCAACAGGAACAGGCTACCTTCTCcttgtctttcttcttcttcttagcaggATTTCCTAGTATTTATTTTTGGCTTTGGTCAAGAGGAATGGAGCGTGGCGACTGAATCAGGCATCGGTGAGTTCTTGATGTCCCTGCTTGATTTCTAGCTTCTTTTGGTGACTGGTTATTGTTGGCCCTAATCAAGTAGTAGCAGAAGTCAGCTGGGTAAAGTAGAGCATGAACCAATTGTCTTGCATGTCCTTCCTGCAGATTAGCAGTTCTGCTCTGCAGCCGCTGGGGTCGAGTGAATCAATCAGGAGCTTCAACTTGTCACCAATGGAGGCCATGACCCGAAAAGGCGGCGCCAAGCCCATCCCCAGCTACCTCCGGCCATCGACCGGGTCGTGCCACGATGCGTGCAAGCACGGCGGGCATCACGCGTTCGAGGAGAAACAAGTTCCAAGGGCCCAGCCCAAACCCCGGAAGAAGCAGCCGTCATCGGCTTCCGATGACCAGAAGCAGAAGAGAAGGCTGGTCAAGGTACCGTCGGTGTCACGTAGGCGTGTCGGAGATTTCAGCAAACCCGACAAGGCCGATACGCCTGCCGGTGGGAGCGAGAATGTTGTTGAGTGGAAGGACATCGTGGCCTATGATGCAGTGCCAGttcaagctcaagctcaagcTCCAGCTCCCGCTCCGGCTCCGGACGACGGGCCATCTCATCAACAACCtgatgcgaagaagaagaagaagaagagggatgtGATGAAGGGGAAAACACCATTTGCCAAGACAACCCGTCCGGAGACTCTTGTCAAGAAGCCAACCGAATCACTGAACAAAAGGCTGGCTAAGACCGTCAGGTCGACGCTCTCCGGGAAATCCTCCATGAAGAAGCCTCAAGCCGCCGCTGACAAGGAGGAGGCTGGCAAGAGCACACAGAGTCCGAAAGCCAAGAAATCCGCGACATTGCCCGTGGAAAACAGGGATATTGTCCAGGGTGACGCAAGTGAAAGTGACCAAGAAGAGCGTGCTGCCATTGCTGAATCAAGCAGGCCCATCCCAGCACACCGGAGGGCCAAGAGCATGAGCATCAGCAGCCGGTCAGTGCGCTTTCCGTTCACCCGACAACCGAGCAAGAACTCGGCCACCTTCAAGCTGCGCTCCAAGAGCAGCAAGGCGCCCATCCTCCCATCGCAACAAGACAAGCCCACGCGGCTCAGGTTCAGAAAAAAGGGGAGAGCAGCCGGCGAGGAGCCCAGCTCCAGCTCCAGCGGCGGCATCCAGCTCAGGGCAAGGAGCCTGCGGAGGCGCCTGTCCGGTGGCGGTGGCACGGGCTTCGACTTCGTGGTGCCGAAGGTGACGCTGAGGCACCAAAAGACGCTCGAGAAGAAGAAGAGCCGGAGGCTGTCCAACAACCTCATCCAGGAGACGGCGAGCAAGCTGGCCAAGAGCAGGGTCAAGTCCCTGGTTGGGGCTTTCGAAACTCTcatctccaagattgcaaagtaGGCTTCGGCACACGTTTTGTTCCTAATGTAATTTTACCAAACAAACTGTATACGATGATCCAGTGGAAGCACTTCATCTTCAGCGTCTTGCAAACTTGACTTAACCCGCTTGTCCAAAACCAAATTACACAGACACGCtatatgcttcttcttcttgttcttttctttttctttttggcgATTGCTACGGACTGATTTCCTGTCGGGCCGCGAGCCGTTGGATCAGAGCCATTGGATCGGTCAACGCGTTGCCGGGTACTCCTTAGGCTGGTCATAATGGGAAGTATCatatagtatcatgcatatgatattatTGTATGATACTGACGCACaacatcataaactagtatcatagaagaccttatttattgacatgcatgacacacagTAACATAACATTTAATATGTTATGTTATCTACCTATATTACTTtaaggctgctcatagtggagagtaacatatagtagtatcatacaTATGTtattattgtatgatactaccttcatagtgcaaagtatcataaactagtatcataggtgatctcatttattgacatgcatgacacatagtagcataacatttaacacgttacggtatctacctatgttactctaatcctctctctcttctttaattacttgccacatcaccatgtttgctacttccaagactatgttactagctatgataccccactatgaccagcctaagagggtgcttggatccaagggactaaaactagtctaaAAATAGTCTCTTCAAAAGGCTAAAGTTCcaaacacccctgactaaagagaggctaaaactagtcttgaggctaaaatcttttagtcaggagtAGTCCTACTAAAATGTAAATTAGTCATCTCTCTCTTCATTTAACTCCCCTTCTTTAACACAtgcgagttctggattggaggattTGCAGGATAATAaacgctcattaacttgattttagtctctttagtatttggatccaagcatggatgaggttagcaagttttagtcccactatttttaatcatgggactaaaacgtatccaagcaccctctaacatTTTCTCTTTTCTTTAATTATCTGTCACATCAGCATATTTGTTAGTCTCAAGTATATGTTACTAtctaagttactcccactatggccagccttatcACACCCGCAGCAAACAACAACCCCGCGTCATCCAGGGGAAGCAACGCCGCCTGCCTCACGACAGGAGCCCCCTCACCGACGAGGCGGCGCTCCATCGGCCGCCGGCAAGCGCGCGCTCTGTTGCAAGGCTAATCCCCGGCGAGATGGCACTTCATCGCAGCACCTCGCCGTCGCCAAGCGCGCTCCGTTGCAACTCGAATCCCCGGCGAGACGACGCTCCATGGCAGCACCTCATCATTGTATATGTGAAAATGTCCACCACAACATGTAACCATGCATGTGAAAGCTATTATGGTACTTATAATACATTTTCCACCACAATAATCAAATATTAATGTTCCAACTCCGTAAAATATATAGAAACCATTTCCGGCAACGAACATGCGTGGTATTATCTATTATTATTACGGATATAATCCTCATAATTTTGTTGTTAAGTTTTTATAAAGGGAGGACATGGTGGCGACGCGGTGGGCAGGCCCCACCAGGACACGTGTCGCACACCGGAGGCAGCTTAGACTTCGCTCTAATCAGCCCGCTGTTTTTaaacgtttttcttctttttttcagaAACAAGGAGCTGTAAGATAATCGTTACAGAGAATCACAGCTCAAAAGTGAATGCCAGCTAGTCAGCTCAAGATGTCCGCGTTTGCACATACCATACAAAGATGTGCAGTGCTAACCAAATCTCGACAGATGGCATTTGCAAATACCAAAACGCATGAAATTACATTGTACGTACAGCACAAGGGTAAGAGTCCGTTCTGCCTGATGGTTACAACCAACACCCAGGTAGCAGATAAGCTCCCACGGAACGGAATGAATCGTCTTGTTTCAGAATTTCTGAAAGACTGGAATGTACTCTCCCCTGTTCCTCATGTTAGTGTTCATTCATTCGGAGCCAGATGTCGAAAGATGTGCGCAACAAGTTAACACACTGCATCATTGGAATTTCCTTGAAAATGAAAAACAGTGCCAGGCACCAGTTTCAGTGCAGGCTATTAATGAAATAATGAACAACTCTCCCAGTGAGCGGACATGGTAGTAATATATACCTGGCCACATGTGAAATGTTGATGATGAGCTCTAAATAGTCCTAGTTTCTACCAGATTTGCGTCCTCATCAATAAATAGTAGCACAGCCGTCATGACAAGCCTGAGAAAATGTGTCATATATAAGTTATAGTATCAGGCAACAAGCATCCTTAGCATGAAAGTGGCAGGTAACTAAGCTTGAGCAAATGCTGAATTAAGTGTACCACAAACCTAGGATTATATTCAGAGCACAACTGATAAGTAGTAACAGGGAAAAAAGGATCATGAAGGAAACCTCTATAATACTATATATTTCAGCTATAATCCAGTTCTAGCAGGAAGGACAGCAGCCAGGGCAGGGCTCATCAGCACAACAAAAGCACCCAGGAAATACGTAAGAAGGGAAACCCTGCAGTTGCACAATATTTGGCagaaaagttccagaacctatcTGGGACTAAGAAGGCCACCAAGGCAAAGGAGATGCCACCAGCGGCTGTGCTTCCAGCTCTGAAAACATGCCGACATGTGCAAGGCACCAGCTGGCCACTGGCTCCAAGAGCTTTTGACATGATCCCGGTAATGCAAAACCTGTCCTCCGAAGCTCGAGCGTATGTCCACGCTTGGTAAGTGTAATGCTTGTGATCTGGATACTACGGAGGTACGCCAAAGAAGCAAAAGACGGGCGTGGCGGAAGGAAAAAGTGGCAGACGTCGCTATGAGGGAGAAGGAACAGTACAACACTCTAGAGACAACTGGCCCAGGGGCCGCCGATGAATTGACAGGgtcgggagagggggggggggggggggggctcgcgatGTTGTGAGCTTGGTGCAAGCCCAACCCCCATGTGTGTTTTTTTCTTCATGAAACTAGACAGTCAAAAGATAGGATGGAAAGATATCGATCTCGTTAGGTTTTAAGCGGTGTCGAAGGAGTCGATTAATGGTCTTACTGGAGGTTTACCTCTTTTCTAGCACGAATCCTTGCAAGTCGATGTAAAAGCTATGGATGAAGGATACAATGATGCTTCTGTGAGTGCTGTTGCAGGGGTGCCTCCTTGGAGGCTCACCTGCGTGTACGGCAAGCCCCGGACGGAGGACTGACATCACATGTGGTCGCTTCTCCGTGATCAATAGACATGTCACATGTCATGGGAGGTGATTGGAAATTTCAACGAGGCCATGTGGGGCTTCGAACATTTCTTCGAGACTCCTCACTCGAATGGTCAGATGATTGACTTTTGTGATGTTTTGGAGTTATGTGGCCTTG
This region includes:
- the LOC123395523 gene encoding uncharacterized protein LOC123395523, giving the protein MEAMTRKGGAKPIPSYLRPSTGSCHDACKHGGHHAFEEKQVPRAQPKPRKKQPSSASDDQKQKRRLVKVPSVSRRRVGDFSKPDKADTPAGGSENVVEWKDIVAYDAVPVQAQAQAPAPAPAPDDGPSHQQPDAKKKKKKRDVMKGKTPFAKTTRPETLVKKPTESLNKRLAKTVRSTLSGKSSMKKPQAAADKEEAGKSTQSPKAKKSATLPVENRDIVQGDASESDQEERAAIAESSRPIPAHRRAKSMSISSRSVRFPFTRQPSKNSATFKLRSKSSKAPILPSQQDKPTRLRFRKKGRAAGEEPSSSSSGGIQLRARSLRRRLSGGGGTGFDFVVPKVTLRHQKTLEKKKSRRLSNNLIQETASKLAKSRVKSLVGAFETLISKIAK